In the genome of Anaerolineae bacterium, the window TAGCGGTGGTCGGATCAGCGAGGCCAAAGAGGGAGCCGCTGGTGAAGGCGCCCAGCATGCGAACGAAGATGGCCAAGCCCAGCATGCCGTAGATGATGGAGGGAACGCCAGCCAAGTTGTCTATGTTGGTCTTGATGGCACGATTGATGGCGGTGTTGCCGGCGTACTCCTCTAGGTAGATGGCCGCTGCCACGCCGACGGGGAAGGCAATGATAATGGTGAGGGCAATGGTCCAGAGTGAGCCGAGAAGGGCGGTGCGCACGCCTGCAGTCGCGGGAGTGCTGGACTGGGGGCCGGTCACGAAACTGGGATTGACCCAGGAGCGGAAGACCAGATTCGCCTCCGGGTAGGCTCGCTGCGCTGTCTCGACGATGCCAGCCCGCCTGACCAGGGAGTCAGTCAGGCTCCAGGTGGCCACGATCTCCGGCTTGACCACTCGCTCTAGCACCAGATGGTACACGTTCTCTCGGGTGCGCTGGTCGAAAGGCAGGTCGCTCTCGAGGCGGCGCATGAGGCCGGGAGAGACGTTGACCTCCAGGATGCGGACAAGTTGCTCCTGGGAGAGGTGCTCGAGAGGGACGCCGTCCTGGGCCAGGCTGGACGGGTCAACCTGGTTCCGCACCGCCACCAGGCCAAAGGACCGGTCCAGCACAGTGTAGAGTAGAGCGGCGAGGGCGATGATGCCCACCGCCGTGCTGAGCTGGAACAGCAGGCGCCACAGGCTCCCGGTGCGCCGGCGGGCGGCGAGGTCGGACCGGAACGGGTAGTCTGAACCTGGCTCCCAGTGCAGAGGCTCGAAGGGTTGCCTCATTCGTACACCTCCCGGAAGCGATTCACCACCCAACGGCTGACCACGTTGAGAGACAGGGTCATGAAGAACAGCACCAGGCCGATGGCGAAGATGCTGTTGTAGTCTACGGAGTCGTAGCTCAGGTCGCCGCCGCTGATGCGCGCAATATGCCCGGTCATAGTCTCGGCAGCCTTGAAAGGGTTGAAGGTGAAGGCGGGGCCGGCTCCGGCAGCGATGGCTACGATCATGGTTTCGCCGATGGCTCTGGAGATGGCCACGATCACGGCGGCGGAGATGCCGGAGAGGGCGGCGGGCAGCACCACTCGCACCGAGGTCTCCAGTTTGGTGGCCCCCAGGGCGTAGGCTGCCTCGCGCAGCGACCGGGGCACAGCGCTGAGGGCGTCCTCACTCATGGAGGTGACCAACGGTAGGACCAGTATGCCCATGACGATGCCAGCGGAGGCGGTGTTGTAGATCTCCACCACGCTCTGTCCCAGAAGGGAACGGAGGAGCGGGGTCATGGCCGTGAGGGCGAAGTAACCATAGACCACGGTAGGTACCCCAGCCAGGACTTCTAGGATTGGCTTCAGGGTGTTGCGTGCCCGCTCGGAAGCGTACTCGCTCAGGTACAGGGCCACGGCCAGCCCCAGGGGCAGGGCCACCAGCATGGCCATGGAGCTGGTCATGAGGGTGGCGTTGACCAGAGGCCAGATACCGAAGTGCCCGATGGCCGGTTGCCAGGTGGTGGAAGTGACGAACTCCCGTATGCTCACCTCGGCGCTGCGGAAGAACAGCAGCGACTCCCGGCCCAAGACATAGACGATGCCCACGGTGGTCAGAATCGAGACGACCCCGCAGAGCCGCAGAAACGCCTGTACGGCGACCTCGCCGGGCCGCAAGCGCCGTCGCAGGTCCGGGGCGACCTCGCCGACGGAGGTGGCTATCTCTGGTGGCGCGAAGGGTGCTCCAACGGCTATCTCCCGCTGCATGGCTCCTTCCCTAGCCGCGCGCAGGCGACAGGCAGAGCCCTGTCGGCCTGTCGCGCTGGCACTGCGCATGCGATTGCGCTTCGACCGGCGAATGTCGGCTACTGGCCCATGGCCGCGAGCCAGGTCTGTCTGGCCGCCCGGAGAGATTCTTCGCTAGCTGGGAAGTAACCTACGGAGGCGATCTCCTCGTTCACGTGAGTGAGGTAGAAGTTCACGAAGGCAGCGACCTGTGGCTTCTGCCGCATGATATCAGCGGTGGTGTAGATGA includes:
- the pstA gene encoding phosphate ABC transporter permease PstA, with amino-acid sequence MRQPFEPLHWEPGSDYPFRSDLAARRRTGSLWRLLFQLSTAVGIIALAALLYTVLDRSFGLVAVRNQVDPSSLAQDGVPLEHLSQEQLVRILEVNVSPGLMRRLESDLPFDQRTRENVYHLVLERVVKPEIVATWSLTDSLVRRAGIVETAQRAYPEANLVFRSWVNPSFVTGPQSSTPATAGVRTALLGSLWTIALTIIIAFPVGVAAAIYLEEYAGNTAINRAIKTNIDNLAGVPSIIYGMLGLAIFVRMLGAFTSGSLFGLADPTTANGRTILSAALTLALLILPLIIINAQEAMRAVPSSLRLASYGLGATRWQTIWYHVLPSALPGILTGSILAVSRAIGETAPLIVVGASTFIAMDPTGPFSRFTTLPIQIYQWTSRPQDEFRHIAAAAILVLLALLLALNASAIVMRNHYSKRRS
- the pstC gene encoding phosphate ABC transporter permease subunit PstC: MQREIAVGAPFAPPEIATSVGEVAPDLRRRLRPGEVAVQAFLRLCGVVSILTTVGIVYVLGRESLLFFRSAEVSIREFVTSTTWQPAIGHFGIWPLVNATLMTSSMAMLVALPLGLAVALYLSEYASERARNTLKPILEVLAGVPTVVYGYFALTAMTPLLRSLLGQSVVEIYNTASAGIVMGILVLPLVTSMSEDALSAVPRSLREAAYALGATKLETSVRVVLPAALSGISAAVIVAISRAIGETMIVAIAAGAGPAFTFNPFKAAETMTGHIARISGGDLSYDSVDYNSIFAIGLVLFFMTLSLNVVSRWVVNRFREVYE